A genomic region of Thermodesulfovibrio aggregans contains the following coding sequences:
- the dnaA gene encoding chromosomal replication initiator protein DnaA, with translation MDGINKIWQKILEIIAQKVGESTFELWFSPIKLIDIKNSEIFIEVPNRFFKDWIEDNFPSIISDAFYQITGNQISVRYIITGKEQEVLVEEKRQVVKRGNLNPRYTFSTFVVGPSNQFAHAAALRVAENPGFAYNPLFIYGGVGLGKTHLITAIGNYILDKNPDMNVCYMSSEQFTGEFVSAIRHEKMPEFRQKYRTLDVFLVDDIQFIAGKDSTQEEFFHTFNELYFNQKQIVISSDRPPMEISDITDRLRSRFGMGLIADIQPPEIETRLAILYKKAEIEGIKLPEDVAYFIASRVKSNVRELEGSLIKLCAYISITKVPITMDVAKHVLRDLLPDENKPITIDLIQQHVCEALGIRVQDIKSKKRTKEIANARKIAMYITKKLTNLSLAEIGNAFGGKDHATVIYACKQIEKERQKDEALAKLIDSIVRKLQENK, from the coding sequence ATGGATGGAATAAATAAAATTTGGCAAAAAATTCTTGAAATCATTGCACAGAAAGTAGGAGAATCAACTTTTGAACTGTGGTTTTCTCCTATAAAGCTTATTGATATTAAAAATTCAGAGATTTTTATTGAGGTACCAAATAGATTTTTTAAGGATTGGATAGAAGACAACTTTCCCTCAATTATTAGTGATGCCTTCTATCAGATTACAGGAAATCAAATATCTGTTCGTTATATTATTACAGGAAAGGAACAGGAAGTTTTAGTTGAGGAAAAAAGGCAGGTAGTAAAAAGAGGAAACTTAAATCCGAGATATACATTCAGCACCTTTGTTGTAGGTCCATCAAATCAGTTTGCTCATGCTGCAGCACTAAGAGTTGCTGAGAATCCGGGATTTGCCTACAATCCTCTTTTTATATATGGTGGAGTTGGTCTTGGTAAGACTCATTTAATAACAGCAATTGGGAATTATATTCTTGATAAAAATCCAGATATGAACGTGTGTTACATGTCTTCAGAACAGTTTACAGGAGAGTTTGTTTCTGCAATAAGACATGAAAAGATGCCAGAGTTCAGACAAAAATACAGAACTCTTGATGTATTTCTTGTAGATGATATTCAATTTATTGCTGGCAAGGACTCAACTCAGGAAGAGTTTTTTCATACATTTAATGAGCTTTATTTCAATCAAAAACAGATAGTTATTTCAAGCGATAGACCACCTATGGAGATTTCAGATATTACAGATAGGCTTCGTTCAAGATTTGGAATGGGACTCATTGCAGATATTCAGCCACCAGAAATAGAAACAAGACTTGCTATTTTATATAAAAAAGCTGAAATTGAAGGAATTAAACTTCCTGAAGATGTTGCATATTTTATAGCATCAAGAGTTAAATCGAATGTTAGAGAACTGGAAGGCTCTTTAATAAAGTTATGTGCATATATTTCTATTACAAAGGTTCCAATAACTATGGATGTGGCAAAACATGTTTTAAGAGACTTACTTCCCGATGAAAACAAACCAATAACAATTGATTTAATTCAGCAACATGTCTGCGAAGCTTTAGGTATAAGAGTTCAAGATATTAAGTCAAAAAAGAGAACTAAAGAGATCGCTAATGCAAGAAAAATAGCTATGTACATAACAAAAAAATTAACAAATTTATCACTTGCTGAAATAGGTAATGCCTTTGGTGGCAAGGATCATGCAACTGTGATATATGCCTGCAAGCAGATAGAAAAGGAAAGACAAAAAGATGAAGCTCTGGCAAAACTTATAGATAGCATAGTAAGAAAATTACAGGAGAATAAATAA
- the prfB gene encoding peptide chain release factor 2 (programmed frameshift): MVTYEDLKIVLKENKEKIFSLRDVFEIDKLKKRLEDLDKSLQKEEIWQDIEKLKEIQKEKNKLLEIIEPIESITNRFLYLEEALNIAESEEEGYLLLRDLESEIEEIKNKVDNLELQLLLSGEHDKNNAIVSIHPGAGGTESQDWAEMLMRMYLRWAEKKGFNVNIIDLQVGEEAGIKDVTFIVEGQYAYGYLKSESGVHRLVRISPFDANKRRHTSFVAVSVLPEIEDDIQVEIKDEDLRIDTFRASGAGGQHVNKVSSAVRIVHIPTGIIVTCQTERSQHRNKEIAMKILKSKLYALLQKEKEEKIKSITGDKKEIAWGNQIRSYILHPYRLIKDHRTDIEVYNVEEVLDGDIDVFIKAYLKKFSSTP, translated from the exons ATGGTTACATATGAAGATTTAAAAATTGTTTTAAAAGAAAATAAAGAAAAAATTTTTTCATTAAGGGAC GTCTTTGAAATAGATAAACTTAAAAAGAGATTGGAAGATCTAGATAAAAGTCTTCAAAAAGAAGAAATCTGGCAGGATATAGAAAAATTAAAAGAAATTCAAAAAGAAAAAAACAAGCTTTTAGAAATAATCGAACCTATTGAAAGTATTACAAACCGTTTTCTATACCTTGAAGAAGCTCTGAATATTGCTGAGTCAGAAGAGGAAGGCTATCTTCTTTTAAGAGATTTAGAGAGTGAAATAGAAGAGATAAAAAATAAAGTTGATAATCTTGAATTACAGCTTTTACTAAGTGGAGAACATGATAAAAATAACGCAATAGTATCAATTCATCCTGGTGCTGGTGGAACAGAAAGTCAAGACTGGGCTGAAATGCTTATGAGAATGTATTTAAGATGGGCTGAAAAAAAAGGATTTAATGTTAATATAATTGATTTACAGGTAGGTGAAGAAGCTGGAATTAAGGATGTAACTTTTATTGTTGAAGGACAGTATGCTTATGGATATTTAAAATCAGAGTCAGGAGTTCACAGACTTGTAAGAATTTCACCTTTTGATGCCAATAAAAGAAGGCATACTTCTTTTGTGGCTGTTTCAGTTTTGCCTGAGATTGAGGATGATATTCAGGTTGAGATAAAAGATGAAGATTTGAGAATTGATACTTTTAGAGCTTCAGGAGCAGGTGGTCAACATGTAAATAAAGTATCATCAGCTGTTAGAATTGTTCATATTCCAACTGGTATTATTGTTACATGTCAAACAGAAAGGTCTCAACATAGAAATAAAGAAATTGCTATGAAGATTTTAAAATCAAAACTTTATGCTTTATTACAAAAAGAAAAAGAAGAAAAAATTAAATCCATTACAGGCGATAAAAAAGAAATAGCTTGGGGTAATCAGATAAGATCATATATTCTTCATCCTTATAGGTTAATAAAAGATCATAGAACTGATATTGAGGTTTATAATGTTGAAGAAGTGCTGGATGGAGATATAGATGTATTTATTAAGGCTTATCTTAAAAAGTTTTCTTCAACTCCTTAA
- a CDS encoding CTP synthase, translated as MPKYIFITGGVVSALGKGIAAASIGALLESKGFKVTIQKLDPYINVDPGTLSPFEHGEVYVTDDGCETDLDLGHYERFTHLKTSHVNNYTSGKIYFNVISKERKGDYLGHTVQVVPHITDEIKDAIKSAAGENDFDVVIVEVGGTVGDIEGLPFLEAIRQFRYDVGRENVLYIHLTLVPYVKSAGELKTKPTQHSVNSLRAIGIQPDILLCRADRPLPHALKKKIALHCNLDFDSVISAHDVETVYEVPLNFKQEGLDLLIEKKLGLPHRLGDLTAWEDVVNRIKNPKTEINIAVVGKYVGLKDSYKSLNEALIHGGIANEAKVNILWVNAEDIEKDGAKKHLSEAHGILVPGGFGSRGIEGKIEAIKYARENKIPFFGICLGMQCAIVELSRNLAGLKGAHSTEFEPNTEHPVIYLMERWYNPKTGNFEIRSIDSQKGGTMRLGAYPCILKEGTKAYEAYKTKEISERHRHRYEFNNKYISVLEEKGVVFSGTSPDGQLVEIIELKEHPWFLGCQFHPEFKSKPFMPHPLFRDFIRASLKAKARNSLFGLYE; from the coding sequence ATGCCTAAATACATATTTATAACTGGTGGTGTAGTATCAGCTTTAGGAAAAGGAATAGCCGCAGCTTCCATTGGTGCTCTACTTGAGTCAAAGGGTTTTAAAGTAACTATCCAAAAGCTTGATCCCTATATAAATGTTGACCCTGGAACTCTGAGTCCCTTTGAGCATGGAGAAGTTTATGTAACTGATGATGGCTGTGAAACTGATTTGGATCTTGGACATTATGAAAGATTTACTCATCTTAAAACTTCCCATGTAAATAATTATACTTCAGGTAAAATTTATTTTAATGTAATTTCCAAAGAGAGAAAAGGAGATTATCTCGGACATACAGTTCAGGTTGTTCCTCATATTACAGATGAGATAAAAGATGCTATAAAAAGTGCAGCAGGAGAAAATGATTTTGATGTGGTTATTGTAGAAGTAGGTGGAACAGTAGGAGATATTGAAGGACTTCCTTTCCTTGAAGCCATAAGACAGTTTAGATATGATGTTGGACGGGAAAATGTTTTATATATCCATCTTACTCTTGTTCCTTATGTAAAAAGTGCTGGTGAGCTTAAAACAAAACCAACTCAGCACAGCGTAAACAGTTTAAGAGCAATAGGAATTCAACCAGATATTCTGCTGTGTAGAGCAGACCGTCCCCTGCCACATGCACTTAAGAAAAAGATAGCTCTTCACTGTAATCTTGATTTTGACTCTGTTATTTCAGCTCATGATGTTGAAACAGTTTATGAAGTTCCTTTGAACTTTAAACAGGAAGGACTTGACCTTCTAATTGAAAAGAAACTCGGTTTACCTCATAGATTGGGTGATCTGACTGCATGGGAAGATGTTGTCAATAGAATCAAGAATCCAAAAACAGAGATTAATATAGCTGTTGTAGGTAAATATGTAGGATTAAAGGACTCTTATAAGAGTCTTAACGAAGCTCTAATTCACGGTGGAATCGCCAATGAAGCAAAGGTTAATATCTTATGGGTTAATGCAGAGGACATAGAAAAAGATGGGGCAAAAAAACATCTTTCAGAAGCCCATGGTATTTTAGTTCCAGGCGGATTTGGTAGTCGTGGAATAGAGGGCAAAATTGAAGCAATCAAATATGCCCGTGAGAATAAAATTCCTTTCTTTGGAATATGTCTTGGAATGCAATGTGCTATAGTAGAGTTAAGCAGAAATCTTGCAGGACTAAAGGGTGCTCACTCAACAGAGTTTGAACCTAATACAGAACATCCAGTAATTTATCTTATGGAAAGATGGTACAATCCAAAAACTGGTAATTTTGAAATTCGTTCAATTGACTCTCAAAAAGGTGGAACAATGAGGTTGGGTGCATATCCATGTATATTGAAAGAGGGCACAAAGGCTTATGAAGCCTATAAAACAAAAGAGATTTCAGAGAGACACAGACACAGATATGAGTTTAATAACAAATACATCTCTGTTCTTGAGGAAAAAGGTGTTGTATTCAGTGGTACTTCTCCTGATGGTCAGCTTGTTGAAATAATAGAATTAAAAGAGCATCCATGGTTTTTAGGATGTCAGTTTCATCCAGAGTTTAAATCAAAACCTTTTATGCCTCATCCTCTATTTAGAGATTTTATTAGAGCTTCATTGAAGGCAAAGGCAAGAAACAGTCTTTTTGGCCTTTATGAATAA
- the dsrK gene encoding sulfate reduction electron transfer complex DsrMKJOP subunit DsrK codes for MGLPKPEELISTVNLKKMPSKWWMDTLPVEFKPGFYCYGAKGKNLEYVDFPNARDFHPTDPDWKLPEDWKKIVIEGIRQRLERFRTFHVFMDICVRCGACADKCHFFIGSGDPKNMPVLRAELLRSVYRKYFTTGGKIFGRYGGARDLDLDVLKELWYYFYQCTECRRCSLFCPYGIDTAEITIIARELLNLLGLNTDWISGPVANCYRTGNHLGIEPHTMKSTLEFMCNDIEEITGIKIEPPINRKGAEILFVTPSGDLFADPGIYNCMGYMMLFHEIGLDYTWSTFASEGGNFGFFTSLEMAKRLHTKIYEEAKRLKVKWIIGGECGHMWRVWHQYHNTWYGPVDFLEEPVSPITGTKFENAKSNKIVHISEFTADLIRHGVLKFDKSRNDNLIVTFHDSCNPSRAMGLFEEPRYIIKNVCNHFYEMPDETIREQTFCCGGGSGLNAGEIMELRMRGGFPRANAVRYVHEKFGVNMLANICAIDRATLPPLMDYWVPGVRVSGVTELVANALIMKGEKERTMNLRMEPLPGKEEQ; via the coding sequence ATGGGACTGCCAAAACCAGAAGAATTAATCTCAACAGTTAATTTAAAAAAGATGCCATCCAAATGGTGGATGGATACTTTACCTGTAGAATTTAAGCCTGGCTTTTACTGTTACGGTGCTAAGGGAAAAAACCTTGAATATGTTGATTTCCCTAATGCAAGAGATTTTCATCCTACAGACCCTGACTGGAAACTTCCCGAAGACTGGAAAAAAATAGTAATTGAAGGAATCAGGCAAAGACTTGAAAGATTCAGGACATTTCATGTATTCATGGACATCTGTGTAAGATGCGGTGCCTGTGCTGATAAGTGCCATTTCTTCATTGGCTCTGGAGACCCTAAAAACATGCCGGTTCTCAGGGCAGAGCTTTTAAGATCAGTTTACAGAAAATACTTTACTACTGGTGGAAAAATCTTTGGAAGATATGGTGGAGCAAGAGACCTTGACCTTGATGTCTTAAAAGAACTCTGGTACTACTTCTATCAATGCACAGAGTGCCGTAGATGCTCTCTTTTCTGTCCATATGGAATTGATACAGCAGAAATAACAATAATAGCAAGAGAACTCCTGAATCTTCTTGGACTGAATACTGACTGGATATCCGGTCCTGTAGCAAACTGTTACAGAACTGGAAACCATCTTGGAATTGAGCCACATACAATGAAGTCAACTCTTGAGTTTATGTGCAATGATATAGAGGAAATAACAGGTATAAAAATCGAACCTCCAATTAATAGAAAAGGTGCAGAAATCCTATTTGTAACTCCTTCAGGTGACCTTTTTGCAGACCCCGGTATATACAACTGTATGGGATACATGATGCTTTTCCATGAAATCGGGCTTGACTACACATGGAGCACCTTTGCTTCAGAAGGTGGTAACTTTGGTTTCTTTACCTCACTTGAAATGGCGAAAAGACTCCACACAAAGATATATGAAGAGGCAAAACGCCTTAAAGTTAAATGGATAATTGGTGGCGAGTGCGGACACATGTGGAGAGTCTGGCATCAGTATCATAATACCTGGTATGGACCTGTAGACTTTCTTGAAGAACCTGTCTCTCCAATTACTGGAACAAAGTTTGAAAATGCAAAATCAAACAAAATAGTACACATAAGCGAATTTACTGCAGACCTCATCAGGCACGGTGTACTTAAATTTGACAAATCAAGGAATGATAACCTTATTGTTACATTCCATGACTCATGTAATCCATCAAGAGCAATGGGTTTATTTGAAGAACCGAGATACATTATTAAAAATGTCTGCAATCACTTCTATGAAATGCCAGACGAAACAATAAGAGAACAAACATTCTGCTGTGGTGGTGGGTCTGGATTAAATGCCGGTGAAATAATGGAACTCAGAATGAGAGGCGGATTCCCAAGAGCAAATGCTGTAAGATATGTTCATGAAAAATTTGGTGTAAACATGCTTGCCAATATCTGTGCAATTGATAGAGCAACCCTACCGCCACTAATGGACTACTGGGTACCAGGAGTTAGAGTAAGTGGAGTTACAGAACTTGTTGCTAACGCTTTGATAATGAAGGGCGAAAAGGAAAGAACAATGAATTTAAGGATGGAGCCACTACCTGGAAAGGAGGAACAATAA
- the dsrP gene encoding sulfate reduction electron transfer complex DsrMKJOP subunit DsrP: protein MLDLALKGRPRYWIWVSFLITMILIGFICWMREHHIGAAFTTGLSRDVTWGFHVGQLTFFVGVAASAVLVVLPYYFHNYKVFGRITVIGEFLAVGCVLIAMLSVFVIMGQPSRVWNVLLHATPHSIIFWDMVVLITYLSLNLLCGWTILHAEKKSAPPPKWIKPFIYWAILWAPSIHTVTAFLYAGLPGRPHWMTALQAAHFLATAFAAGPSLLIILSMIIRKVSKFDPGQQAINKLAEIATYALIIHLFFIGLEFFTAFYSQIPDHMKSLIYLYQGLEGHNRLVPWMAVSTLLAFTGLIIFIFPPLRKWNVTKVIGAACIFFSIWMDKGFAFVVSGFIPNPFDRVTEAWIALNEFLVAAGVWSVGALVITVLYKIAITVKEKAVFDKYGQKQVVD from the coding sequence ATGCTTGATTTAGCGTTAAAAGGTAGACCAAGATACTGGATTTGGGTATCCTTTTTAATAACCATGATACTTATTGGTTTTATATGCTGGATGAGAGAACATCACATTGGTGCCGCTTTTACCACCGGACTCAGTAGAGATGTAACATGGGGATTTCATGTTGGTCAGTTAACATTCTTTGTTGGTGTTGCAGCCTCTGCTGTTCTTGTTGTTCTTCCATACTATTTCCACAACTATAAAGTATTTGGAAGAATTACTGTAATTGGAGAATTTCTTGCTGTAGGTTGTGTTCTTATAGCAATGCTTTCTGTTTTTGTCATTATGGGACAGCCTTCCCGTGTGTGGAATGTTTTGCTTCATGCTACACCTCATTCAATCATCTTCTGGGATATGGTTGTTCTTATAACCTATTTATCACTCAATTTGCTATGCGGATGGACAATTCTTCATGCTGAGAAAAAGAGTGCTCCACCGCCAAAATGGATTAAACCTTTTATTTACTGGGCAATTCTGTGGGCACCCTCAATTCACACAGTAACTGCTTTTCTCTATGCTGGTTTACCAGGAAGACCTCACTGGATGACAGCACTTCAGGCAGCTCACTTCCTTGCAACAGCTTTTGCCGCAGGTCCTTCACTGCTCATAATTCTCAGTATGATAATTAGAAAGGTCTCAAAATTTGATCCCGGTCAGCAGGCAATCAATAAACTTGCTGAAATAGCTACATATGCTTTAATAATTCACCTATTCTTCATAGGTCTTGAATTCTTTACTGCTTTCTACAGCCAGATTCCAGATCACATGAAGTCTTTAATATATCTCTACCAAGGGCTTGAGGGACACAACAGACTTGTTCCATGGATGGCTGTATCTACACTTTTAGCATTCACTGGATTAATCATATTCATATTCCCACCACTAAGAAAGTGGAATGTGACTAAAGTAATTGGAGCAGCCTGTATATTTTTCTCTATATGGATGGATAAAGGATTTGCCTTTGTAGTCAGTGGTTTCATCCCAAATCCATTTGACAGAGTTACAGAGGCATGGATTGCTCTAAATGAATTTCTGGTAGCTGCTGGAGTATGGTCAGTAGGTGCACTTGTAATAACCGTGCTTTATAAGATAGCAATCACAGTAAAAGAAAAGGCAGTTTTTGACAAATACGGTCAGAAACAGGTAGTAGATTAA
- the dsrJ gene encoding sulfate reduction electron transfer complex DsrMKJOP subunit DsrJ: MYDGWKIIIGLIVFVLIVTLPFTMSIGRDYIQPKPSIDTPEIQKMEKKQCIEPKQYMREAHIKILYSWKDYATREGKRVYVASDGKTYTVSLQNTCMKCHSNKEKFCDECHNYVNVKPYCWDCHIEPKVGGLK; the protein is encoded by the coding sequence ATGTATGACGGATGGAAAATAATTATTGGCTTGATAGTTTTTGTATTAATAGTAACTCTGCCTTTCACAATGAGCATTGGAAGAGATTATATCCAGCCAAAACCAAGTATTGATACTCCTGAAATCCAGAAAATGGAAAAGAAACAATGCATTGAGCCAAAGCAATATATGCGGGAAGCTCATATTAAAATTCTTTATTCCTGGAAAGATTATGCTACAAGAGAGGGAAAAAGAGTTTATGTAGCAAGTGATGGTAAAACATATACAGTAAGCTTACAAAATACCTGTATGAAATGCCATTCTAACAAGGAAAAATTCTGTGACGAATGCCATAACTATGTTAATGTTAAGCCCTATTGTTGGGATTGCCACATTGAGCCTAAGGTTGGAGGGTTAAAATGA
- the dsrO gene encoding sulfate reduction electron transfer complex DsrMKJOP subunit DsrO translates to MITRRDFLKIAAFSSLLGLGGALTINAFEKESGQKVLKDIKALKGKRWAMAIDTRKFKTQEDFEKVIRACHKAHNVPEIANPLHEVKWIWTDDYEHTFAGTAEEYISKEVKERKFLLLCNQCDNAPCVRVCPVKATFKREDGITMQDMHRCIGCKFCMAGCPYGARNYNFLPPRDYIKELNPEYPTRTLGVVEKCTFCNERIDRGLLPYCVEASEGKIIFGDLYDPNSEIRKVLSENIVIRRKVELGTQPMVFYII, encoded by the coding sequence ATGATTACAAGAAGAGATTTTCTCAAAATAGCTGCTTTTTCATCACTACTCGGATTAGGTGGTGCTCTCACAATTAATGCATTTGAAAAAGAGTCAGGACAGAAAGTATTAAAAGATATCAAAGCATTAAAAGGTAAAAGATGGGCAATGGCAATTGATACAAGGAAGTTTAAAACTCAAGAGGACTTTGAAAAAGTTATAAGAGCATGCCATAAAGCCCATAATGTTCCTGAAATTGCTAACCCTCTTCATGAAGTAAAATGGATATGGACTGATGACTATGAGCACACATTTGCAGGCACTGCTGAAGAATATATCTCAAAAGAGGTAAAAGAAAGAAAATTTCTCCTGCTCTGCAATCAATGTGACAATGCTCCATGCGTCAGAGTCTGTCCTGTTAAAGCAACATTTAAAAGAGAAGACGGAATAACAATGCAGGATATGCATAGATGCATTGGATGTAAATTCTGCATGGCTGGATGTCCCTATGGTGCAAGAAACTACAACTTCCTTCCACCAAGAGACTACATTAAAGAGCTAAATCCAGAGTATCCTACAAGAACGCTTGGAGTCGTTGAAAAATGCACATTCTGTAATGAACGCATAGATAGAGGACTTCTTCCATACTGTGTAGAAGCTTCAGAGGGTAAGATTATATTTGGAGATCTCTATGACCCTAATTCTGAGATTAGAAAGGTGCTTTCTGAAAATATCGTTATTCGCAGAAAAGTTGAACTCGGCACACAGCCTATGGTTTTCTACATAATTTAA
- the kdsB gene encoding 3-deoxy-manno-octulosonate cytidylyltransferase, whose translation MVIIIIPARFSSTRFPGKVIALLKNKPIIQHVYEKAKASNLIEDVFIATDDERVFQCVNNFGGKALMTSKNHPSGTDRIAEAVDILIKYGYNLKNDSIVINLQGDEPLIKPQMIDQLVSLMKDNIDSNQFIGTLVKKIDNESEFTNPNIVKVVFDSNKYALYFSRCPIPFDREKYLKGSSTNHFMYKHIGIYGYTVETLKKFVSLPQSRLEKIEALEQLRALENGIKIKIAITEYDSFGIDTPEDLEVAEKCLNTYL comes from the coding sequence ATGGTTATAATTATTATCCCAGCAAGATTTTCATCTACAAGATTTCCTGGTAAAGTCATAGCACTTTTAAAAAATAAACCTATTATTCAACATGTATATGAAAAAGCAAAGGCTTCTAATCTGATTGAGGATGTTTTTATAGCAACAGATGATGAGAGAGTTTTTCAATGTGTTAATAATTTTGGTGGCAAAGCTCTAATGACATCAAAAAATCATCCCTCTGGAACTGACAGAATTGCTGAAGCAGTTGATATATTAATAAAATATGGATATAACTTAAAAAATGATTCAATTGTAATTAATCTTCAGGGAGATGAACCTTTGATAAAACCTCAGATGATTGACCAGCTTGTAAGTCTTATGAAAGACAATATAGATTCAAATCAATTCATTGGAACTCTTGTAAAAAAAATTGACAATGAAAGTGAGTTCACCAATCCCAATATTGTAAAGGTTGTATTTGACAGCAATAAATATGCTCTTTATTTTTCCCGTTGTCCAATACCTTTTGATAGAGAAAAATATTTAAAAGGTAGTTCAACCAATCATTTTATGTACAAACACATAGGAATCTATGGATATACAGTTGAGACTCTTAAAAAGTTTGTAAGTCTTCCTCAATCAAGGCTTGAAAAAATAGAGGCTTTAGAACAGTTGCGAGCACTTGAAAATGGTATTAAAATTAAAATAGCAATCACAGAATATGATTCCTTTGGAATAGATACACCAGAAGATCTGGAGGTAGCTGAAAAATGCCTAAATACATATTTATAA
- the lnt gene encoding apolipoprotein N-acyltransferase, with the protein MLLPDFIEEIKNYLKITIKRYFLPSLSAFLLVLSFPPFDLFFLAWFSFLPLFFFLNKVNDYKTVFKGGLIFGFLYFLGNVYWIYHSLYYYGSVPLLLSYIIVGILALYLALYSAFFSLVYKNLSNNILFTSFYAPFIWVSLEVLRTYLFTGFPWALIGYSQYKFLLITQIADITGVYGISYLVLLFNCFIFDLWNFKEKKTRYPLLPYIQGIITVIAVLLIFILCVTYGIKRLYEHVDGKEVKVAVIQGSIPQNQKWDFNKVNEILSIYKNLTIQAKTYNPQIIVWPETAVPFVFEKNKYFTEDLIRFVKEQNIYLLFGSIMERQNDHYTNSAVLIDSNGTIAYFYDKIHLVPFGEYVPLRKILFFVNKLTVGIGDYKAGSSYNVAITPFGKFATLICYEIIFPEQVRKFYQKGGHFIVNITNDGWFGNTSGPYQHFSMSVFRAIENRKPLIRAANSGISGFIDSKGRIIDKTNLFERTYIVKNIQVNEKLSFYTKYGDIFAYLCVVFSLIFIIRNISFGGKKWLHMKI; encoded by the coding sequence ATGTTGTTACCAGATTTCATAGAAGAGATTAAAAATTATTTAAAAATAACAATTAAAAGATATTTTTTACCAAGTTTGTCAGCTTTTTTACTTGTATTGAGTTTCCCGCCATTTGATCTTTTTTTTCTTGCCTGGTTTTCTTTTTTACCATTATTTTTCTTTTTAAATAAAGTTAATGATTATAAGACAGTATTTAAAGGCGGTTTGATTTTTGGTTTTCTATATTTTTTAGGAAATGTTTACTGGATATACCACTCTCTTTATTACTATGGTTCTGTTCCTCTTTTATTAAGCTATATTATTGTAGGAATTCTAGCTTTATATCTTGCTTTATATTCTGCCTTCTTTTCTTTAGTATATAAAAATTTATCAAATAATATACTATTTACCTCATTTTATGCACCTTTTATATGGGTTAGCCTTGAAGTTTTAAGAACCTATCTTTTTACTGGCTTTCCATGGGCATTGATAGGGTATAGTCAATATAAATTTTTATTAATTACTCAAATTGCTGATATTACAGGAGTTTATGGAATTTCATATCTTGTTCTCTTATTTAACTGTTTTATCTTTGACCTATGGAACTTTAAAGAGAAAAAGACCCGCTATCCCCTTTTACCTTATATTCAAGGTATTATAACTGTAATTGCCGTTTTATTAATCTTTATTTTATGTGTAACCTACGGGATAAAAAGACTTTATGAGCATGTTGATGGTAAAGAAGTTAAAGTAGCAGTAATTCAGGGAAGTATACCTCAAAATCAAAAATGGGATTTTAATAAAGTCAATGAAATCTTAAGTATTTATAAAAATCTTACAATACAGGCTAAAACCTATAATCCACAAATTATTGTCTGGCCTGAAACAGCAGTCCCATTTGTATTTGAGAAAAATAAATATTTCACCGAAGATTTAATACGCTTTGTTAAAGAACAAAATATATATTTGCTTTTTGGAAGTATAATGGAAAGACAAAATGACCATTACACAAATAGTGCTGTTTTGATTGACTCAAATGGAACAATTGCATATTTCTATGATAAAATACATTTAGTACCGTTTGGAGAGTATGTTCCTCTTAGAAAAATTTTATTTTTTGTTAACAAATTAACAGTTGGTATAGGAGACTATAAAGCTGGCAGTAGTTACAACGTAGCAATCACACCATTTGGAAAGTTTGCAACATTAATTTGTTATGAGATTATCTTTCCAGAACAGGTAAGAAAATTTTATCAAAAAGGTGGACATTTTATTGTAAATATTACAAATGATGGATGGTTTGGAAATACATCAGGACCCTATCAACATTTTTCAATGTCTGTCTTTAGAGCCATTGAGAATAGAAAACCATTGATAAGAGCTGCTAATTCTGGTATTTCTGGTTTTATAGACAGTAAAGGAAGAATAATAGATAAAACAAATCTATTTGAAAGGACCTATATAGTTAAAAATATTCAGGTTAATGAAAAATTAAGCTTTTATACCAAATATGGAGATATATTTGCATATTTATGTGTTGTTTTTTCATTGATTTTTATTATAAGAAATATAAGTTTTGGAGGTAAAAAATGGTTACATATGAAGATTTAA